The Lytechinus pictus isolate F3 Inbred chromosome 15, Lp3.0, whole genome shotgun sequence genome contains a region encoding:
- the LOC129277989 gene encoding uncharacterized protein LOC129277989 isoform X1 produces MTAISARTDSASSSSSSSTSSSESSSSPSVPVSPIHHPQRPTEQSSEEEEENAEVECPSFVRDRTISRALHEFELEDDDIPEPDFSWDARTISHHLAKYLDDLCGWVPDPKVQYRRVAPSQGKNGQRTKGTKSDLEAQVRRLSLNSRVASRMKALTMEFEFRHYHNPKKYMEQYRRYHTCGGPLEKLAAHDTSCGRKRSIYYAGDASAEAGFKVDNPHTQQESRLTTAQLQPASSPDRNDGQRHTQSRQRQNSDSRSDQSRTDATSVSSGTTLPKAVSSQNSPVQNESVSTLPRYCSLTEAANRKRQVYSHWMGIPSSRLPVPSSAPKSSTESDRDMSNFPAKLPATDDAMLMKPQSSTPTGTGSTTALSNKGLRPTYHNPLMTSPTGAPSGPVTQSTSQFGSPPSGQHPLWKPNQYPATADNHTLPVAFGHVTRLSKNTLLRAIDEELSEIEDRGMAGNFSTGITLDDSCYGYQGNGVTSSEGSAFRDFYSHLLQAAHYLRLAGRQKSMESTNKHGMGPRHHSGPALYKSTKPISMTSPTNEISSFAEQTGLPSNVAIANGLGVRGQRLNSATNHQRSSHSANPSLGKRQFVNAPAFKSIQARFNSSPAKMSNKDFEAEAGFSRKRFISLEPPASSTFRENVTKTVPDGGQDQKGKTGKMFHISIPQKPCKAETAQVNKASVCQAVCFKSESQEALALTNGNTSKK; encoded by the exons ATGACAGCTATATCAGCAAGGACAGACTCGGCGTCGTCGAGCAGCTCATCATCGACATCCTCTTCTGAATCGTCCTCATCACCAAGTGTCCCAGTCTCACCGATTCACCATCCTCAAAGACCCACGGAACAATCAAgcgaagaggaagaagaaaatgctgAAGTCGAATGTCCCTCGTTCGTCCGCGATCGCACCATTTCAAGGGCACTCCACGAGTTCGAACTCGAAGATGACGACATCCCAGAGCCTGACTTCTCTTGGGATGCCAGAACGATATCTCACCATCTTGCCAAATACCTTGATGACCTCTGCGGGTGGGTGCCAGACCCCAAAGTGCAATACAGACGTGTGGCGCCGTCACAAGGAAAGAATGGTCAAAGGACAAAGGGTACGAAAAGCGATCTGGAAGCGCAGGTGCGACGGTTGTCATTAAATTCCAGAGTGGCTAGTCGAATGAAAGCCTTGACGATGGAATTCGAATTTCGACATTACCACAATCCTAAGAAATACATGGAGCAATATCGTAGGTACCACACATGTGGAGGACCTTTGGAAAAGTTGGCTGCTCACGACACTTCTTGTGGACGCAAGAGAAGTATTTATTATGCAGGAGATGCCTCTGCTGAAGCAGGTTTCAAGGTAGATAACCCACACACGCAGCAGGAGTCGCGTTTGACAACGGCTCAGTTACAACCAGCGTCATCGCCAGATAGAAATGATGGCCAGCGTCATACACAATCGCGTCAACGACAGAACTCTGACTCAAGAAGTGACCAGAGTAGAACAGACGCAACAAGTGTTTCTTCGGGAACTACTCTGCCAAAAGCAGTGTCATCACAGAATTCACCGGTTCAAAATGAGTCAGTGTCGACCCTACCGCGGTATTGCTCGCTGACGGAAGCTGCCAACCGAAAGCGTCAAGTCTACAGTCATTGGATGGGTATTCCTAGTTCTCGTCTACCCGTACCTTCGTCTGCACCTAAATCATCAACAGAGAGCGACCGCGACATGTCGAACTTCCCAGCCAAATTGCCAGCGACGGACGATGCAATGTTAATGAAACCTCAAAGCTCTACGCCGACCGGTACGGGATCAACCACTGCTTTGTCGAACAAAGGTCTTAGACCAACCTATCACAATCCGTTGATGACGAGTCCAACCGGTGCGCCGTCTGGACCTGTCACCCAAAGTACCTCTCAGTTCGGTAGTCCGCCTAGTGGACAACATCCTCTTTGGAAACCAAATCAGTATCCTGCCACAGCCGATAATCATACTCTGCCAGTCGCCTTTGG TCACGTGACTCGTTTAAGCAAAAACACTTTGCTGAGGGCGATTGATGAAGAGCTCAGTGAAATCGAAGATCG CGGTATGGCAGGAAACTTTTCCACTGGGATTACACTTGATGATAGTTGCTATGGTTACCAGGGTAATGGTGTGACGTCATCAGAAGGGTCAGCATTTCGAGATTTCTACTCCCACTTGCTACAAGCAGCCCATTATCTTAGACTTGCTGGCAGACAG AAATCGATGGAAAGCACAAATAAACATGGGATGGGTCCAAGACATCACAGCGGACCAGCGCTCTACAAATCAACAAAACCAATCTCCATGACATCACCAACCAACGAAATCTCTAGTTTTGCCGAACAAACAGGCCTTCCTTCCAACGTAGCCATCGCCAATGGGCTTGGTGTTCGTGGCCAACGCTTGAACTCGGCCACAAATCACCAGCGATCGTCGCATTCCGCTAACCCATCTCTTGGAAAACGTCAGTTTGTCAACGCTCCTGCGTTCAAGAGCATCCAAGCTCGCTTCAACTCATCCCCCGCCAAGATGTCCAACAAAGACTTTGAAGCTGAAGCTGGCTTCTCAAGAAAACGATTTATTTCTCTCGAGCCACCTGCATCTTCAACGTTCAGAGAGAATGTTACAAAGACAGTACCTGATGGGGGACAAGATCAGAAAGGCAAGACTGGGAAGATGTTTCATATCTCTATTCCACAGAAACCATGCAAGGCTGAGACAGCACAGGTTAACAAGGCTTCAGTATGCCAAGCG GTGTGCTTCAAGTCAGAGAGTCAGGAAGCATTAGCACTGACCAATGGAAATACTTCCAAGAAATAA
- the LOC129277989 gene encoding uncharacterized protein LOC129277989 isoform X2, with the protein MTAISARTDSASSSSSSSTSSSESSSSPSVPVSPIHHPQRPTEQSSEEEEENAEVECPSFVRDRTISRALHEFELEDDDIPEPDFSWDARTISHHLAKYLDDLCGWVPDPKVQYRRVAPSQGKNGQRTKGTKSDLEAQVRRLSLNSRVASRMKALTMEFEFRHYHNPKKYMEQYRRYHTCGGPLEKLAAHDTSCGRKRSIYYAGDASAEAGFKVDNPHTQQESRLTTAQLQPASSPDRNDGQRHTQSRQRQNSDSRSDQSRTDATSVSSGTTLPKAVSSQNSPVQNESVSTLPRYCSLTEAANRKRQVYSHWMGIPSSRLPVPSSAPKSSTESDRDMSNFPAKLPATDDAMLMKPQSSTPTGTGSTTALSNKGLRPTYHNPLMTSPTGAPSGPVTQSTSQFGSPPSGQHPLWKPNQYPATADNHTLPVAFGGMAGNFSTGITLDDSCYGYQGNGVTSSEGSAFRDFYSHLLQAAHYLRLAGRQKSMESTNKHGMGPRHHSGPALYKSTKPISMTSPTNEISSFAEQTGLPSNVAIANGLGVRGQRLNSATNHQRSSHSANPSLGKRQFVNAPAFKSIQARFNSSPAKMSNKDFEAEAGFSRKRFISLEPPASSTFRENVTKTVPDGGQDQKGKTGKMFHISIPQKPCKAETAQVNKASVCQAVCFKSESQEALALTNGNTSKK; encoded by the exons ATGACAGCTATATCAGCAAGGACAGACTCGGCGTCGTCGAGCAGCTCATCATCGACATCCTCTTCTGAATCGTCCTCATCACCAAGTGTCCCAGTCTCACCGATTCACCATCCTCAAAGACCCACGGAACAATCAAgcgaagaggaagaagaaaatgctgAAGTCGAATGTCCCTCGTTCGTCCGCGATCGCACCATTTCAAGGGCACTCCACGAGTTCGAACTCGAAGATGACGACATCCCAGAGCCTGACTTCTCTTGGGATGCCAGAACGATATCTCACCATCTTGCCAAATACCTTGATGACCTCTGCGGGTGGGTGCCAGACCCCAAAGTGCAATACAGACGTGTGGCGCCGTCACAAGGAAAGAATGGTCAAAGGACAAAGGGTACGAAAAGCGATCTGGAAGCGCAGGTGCGACGGTTGTCATTAAATTCCAGAGTGGCTAGTCGAATGAAAGCCTTGACGATGGAATTCGAATTTCGACATTACCACAATCCTAAGAAATACATGGAGCAATATCGTAGGTACCACACATGTGGAGGACCTTTGGAAAAGTTGGCTGCTCACGACACTTCTTGTGGACGCAAGAGAAGTATTTATTATGCAGGAGATGCCTCTGCTGAAGCAGGTTTCAAGGTAGATAACCCACACACGCAGCAGGAGTCGCGTTTGACAACGGCTCAGTTACAACCAGCGTCATCGCCAGATAGAAATGATGGCCAGCGTCATACACAATCGCGTCAACGACAGAACTCTGACTCAAGAAGTGACCAGAGTAGAACAGACGCAACAAGTGTTTCTTCGGGAACTACTCTGCCAAAAGCAGTGTCATCACAGAATTCACCGGTTCAAAATGAGTCAGTGTCGACCCTACCGCGGTATTGCTCGCTGACGGAAGCTGCCAACCGAAAGCGTCAAGTCTACAGTCATTGGATGGGTATTCCTAGTTCTCGTCTACCCGTACCTTCGTCTGCACCTAAATCATCAACAGAGAGCGACCGCGACATGTCGAACTTCCCAGCCAAATTGCCAGCGACGGACGATGCAATGTTAATGAAACCTCAAAGCTCTACGCCGACCGGTACGGGATCAACCACTGCTTTGTCGAACAAAGGTCTTAGACCAACCTATCACAATCCGTTGATGACGAGTCCAACCGGTGCGCCGTCTGGACCTGTCACCCAAAGTACCTCTCAGTTCGGTAGTCCGCCTAGTGGACAACATCCTCTTTGGAAACCAAATCAGTATCCTGCCACAGCCGATAATCATACTCTGCCAGTCGCCTTTGG CGGTATGGCAGGAAACTTTTCCACTGGGATTACACTTGATGATAGTTGCTATGGTTACCAGGGTAATGGTGTGACGTCATCAGAAGGGTCAGCATTTCGAGATTTCTACTCCCACTTGCTACAAGCAGCCCATTATCTTAGACTTGCTGGCAGACAG AAATCGATGGAAAGCACAAATAAACATGGGATGGGTCCAAGACATCACAGCGGACCAGCGCTCTACAAATCAACAAAACCAATCTCCATGACATCACCAACCAACGAAATCTCTAGTTTTGCCGAACAAACAGGCCTTCCTTCCAACGTAGCCATCGCCAATGGGCTTGGTGTTCGTGGCCAACGCTTGAACTCGGCCACAAATCACCAGCGATCGTCGCATTCCGCTAACCCATCTCTTGGAAAACGTCAGTTTGTCAACGCTCCTGCGTTCAAGAGCATCCAAGCTCGCTTCAACTCATCCCCCGCCAAGATGTCCAACAAAGACTTTGAAGCTGAAGCTGGCTTCTCAAGAAAACGATTTATTTCTCTCGAGCCACCTGCATCTTCAACGTTCAGAGAGAATGTTACAAAGACAGTACCTGATGGGGGACAAGATCAGAAAGGCAAGACTGGGAAGATGTTTCATATCTCTATTCCACAGAAACCATGCAAGGCTGAGACAGCACAGGTTAACAAGGCTTCAGTATGCCAAGCG GTGTGCTTCAAGTCAGAGAGTCAGGAAGCATTAGCACTGACCAATGGAAATACTTCCAAGAAATAA